From Montipora foliosa isolate CH-2021 chromosome 6, ASM3666993v2, whole genome shotgun sequence, a single genomic window includes:
- the LOC138006273 gene encoding transmembrane protein 53-like — protein MALMKVSHLEVLRRLVNKPPCVSMVYIRVSATPNRTFCRCSSLQQKNIASESEYFQDNCKKIGAVVTRAATGNSSPIVAILGWNSAQDKHLEKYSEIFERKGFDTIRISANPFNTFMFLYRVKGLTQRLLDLLVEMKSDQNRAIILYSFSMGGFNVYHFINQAMSTPGHKHFNSIRVVGCIFDSCPHFPGLQSIRGAQSSVVETIPNPLIKGLTWLGLGIASPFVFLLSSHVKHLIPDNITSPMGCPELFLYSDTDPLVPEDNVKTFMDAHQKIGIKVFSKLMEGSGHVQHYKNYPEEYLKQVNAFTEYCLKKEKEE, from the exons ATGGCATTGATGAAG GTTTCCCATCTTGAAGTACTGAGACGTCTGGTTAACAAACCACCATGTGTTAGTATGGTTTACATAAGGGTCTCTGCCACACCGAATCGCACATTCTGTCGTTGTTCTTCGTTGCAACAAAAGAATATAGCAAGTGAATCAGAATATTTTCAGGACAATTGCAAAAAGATTGGTGCAGTGGTTACAAGAGCAGCAACAGGAAATTCCAGTCCTATTGTAGCTATTCTTGGCTGGAATAGTGCACAAGACAAGCACCTTGAAAAGTACAGTGAAATATTTGAAAGGAAGGGCTTTGATACCATCAGGATATCTGCCAACCCATTTAACACATTCATGTTTTTGTACAGAGTAAAGGGCTTGACTCAAAGATTGCTAGATTTACTAGTAGAAATGAAATCTGATCAGAATCGTGCAATCATCTTATACTCCTTTAGCATGGGGGGCTTTAATGTCTATCACTTCATAAATCAAGCCATGTCAACTCCTGGACACAAACATTTTAATTCCATTCGTGTTGTTGGTTGTATATTTGACAGCTGTCCCCATTTTCCAGGTCTACAGAGCATACGAGGTGCACAGTCATCAGTTGTAGAAACTATACCAAATCCTTTAATTAAGGGCTTGACATGGTTGGGGCTTGGCATTGCCTccccttttgtatttttgttaagTTCACATGTAAAGCATCTAATACCAGATAATATAACCTCACCAATGGGTTGCCCTGAGCTATTTCTATACAGTGACACAGATCCCTTAGTTCCTGAGGATAATGTCAAGACTTTCATGGATGCCCATCAGAAGATTGGAATCAAAGTGTTCTCAAAGCTAATGGAAGGGTCAGGCCATGTGCAGCATTACAAGAACTATCCTGAAGAATATCTCAAACAGGTCAATGCTTTTACTGAATACtgcttgaaaaaagaaaaagaagaatga